A DNA window from Calliphora vicina chromosome 1, idCalVici1.1, whole genome shotgun sequence contains the following coding sequences:
- the LOC135954268 gene encoding uncharacterized protein LOC135954268 — MSNGKVRQMFDDRRRGVGIDRSHPLRPIVTTTTSTTVTTKTSSQQSPTNRRLVGGANVTRRPVIANTTLMKNTTSTTRSSVNINNTVHNGNKNVFNTKLDELDSHDNETFPKEFSSLSLNNTHVMGSQVTGDRDFDNNINEECGVLGGTIVRNMSDTDRAAFHD; from the exons ATGAGCAACGGAAAG GTGCGCCAAATGTTTGATGATCGCCGACGTGGTGTTGGTATAGATCGTAGTCATCCACTGCGACCAATTGTGACAACCACCACTTCAACGACTGTGACAACTAAAACGTCCTCACAACAGTCACCCACCAATAGACGTCTAGTTGGTGGAGCAAATGTTACAAGACGACCAGTTATTGCGAATACTActttaatgaaaaatacaacTTCGACAACTCGTAGTAGTGTGAACATCAATAACACAGTGCACAACggcaataaaaatgtattcaatACCAAACTAGATGAGCTGGACAGTCATGACAATGAAACATTTCCCAAGGAGTTTTCCTCGTTGAGTTTAAATAACACGCATGTTATGGGTTCCCAAGTTACAGGTGATCGTGACTTTGATAATAATATCAATGAGGAATGCGGTGTATTAGGAGGCACGATT gtcagaaatatgagtgacacagatcgagctgcttttcatgattaa